TTCCAGCACCCTCACCTTCTCCTGCATCCCCTGCTAAGAAGAGGTAAGCTATATGGCCAAAAAACACAATTCAATTATCACAACTACCTTAAGAGCAATGAAGCTACAAACATGCTACTTAACAGCAGTCCTGTACCTGAATACTCAATTCTCCCTTCAGTGTAGAGTAACTCCATAAAGCTGCAGACGTTATCTTTAAATGTTGCACTGTGTATCTAATGAACCTTACATGAGTTCCTCAGCCACTGGCCAGCTAGAAGGTATAAAAGAAGCCCATCCTTCTGCAAATAAGTAGTTATCTGATAGCGCTTCAACTCCATAATGTTGAGTGGAAATTACTGTTAGCATCAAAAATCATTAAGGGTGTATGGCAAGAGAACAAAAGAGTTATCTAAAAATAGGAGAACATGTTCCCGAGCCCTCTGTTCAAAAAGAATAGCAGAGAAAAATACACATATGCtgataaattctgtttttaaaaaaacattcaactctattagaaaggagaaaataaatgagtAGTTCCAAGGaaaattgcaaaatgaaaaagaaagaaaaaggaaaaccacACCCAAAGCGTTTTTCTCCTTCAGGAAATAACTGAAGAAACTAAATCTGTGAAATTCAAAAAACTGATGACTAAGTGGGAACATCCCTAAAGCCCACAAATATCTACAAGGTGTAAAGCTGGGAAAGAGAGGAATTTTAGGCTAGCACAAAGATCAAATATGACTAGGGAGCTGTACATGAATTCACACTTTCCAGGCCTCCAAATTTTTCCAACATACCAGACACAATGATGATCCATTCTCCTTACACAGATGCCACAAATACGGCAATGCCAGGCCCGGGCTGGTCGCACCAGCTGGCATTTGGCACACCAGTCCTCCTTCACCTTGGTGGGGCTGCTGGCCAACATCCTGAAGGAGCCCTTAAGATCATCCTTCAGCGTGCGGCTGTTGAGACTCCCCGACGTGTCGGCTCCGGGAAACCCTTTGGTCTTCTCCTGCCCTTTTTTGCTCAGACATTCGTTTTGGCTGCTGCTTAGGGATTTGTCATTGCTTGCTGGATTGCTGAGGTAGCCTGGATTCTTCTTGGCTCTATACAAGGCTAAGAGTATCAGAAACAACCCGCAGGTAAGAACAGCCAGCCGAGTGGGCCCCACATGCCCTCTGGGAACCACTTCCCGCAGGAACACATAGTACATGTAGCCCAATGAGAACAGTCCAAGGCTCAGGAAAAACAGAGTCTGTTCTTTCCTTCTGTGAGTGAGGTAGTAGTACCACAGTGCCAGCACAGGAAGGGAGGTCAAAACCACCACCCCCAGGAGGAAATGCCACGAAGCCACGTGAAGGAAGACAGGCAGAAGGACAAGTGGAGGAATGATgctaatgttaatttttttggctCCCCTAAGCCACGGAATTCGGAGGCGATCAGAAATTGTATCCATGATTCTTTCACAAGTCTCTGGCTGCACTGATTTACACGTAAGCCATCTATTCAGAAAGAGCACAAAGAGAAGACACTTCATATAGGTCTGCTGAAttcaaaactacagaacactgaatgCCAAATAGCAGGACAATGATAAGAGACTAAAAGccaagcattttatttccttactACTAAGCATGAGCTTTTCAGACTttaaaaaacaggaacaagaaaataatatttagaaatttaacaGTCAAGATTATCTCTTAAACAAACACATAGGTATTTAATAAGTATATACACATAC
This window of the Ictidomys tridecemlineatus isolate mIctTri1 chromosome 3, mIctTri1.hap1, whole genome shotgun sequence genome carries:
- the Zdhhc23 gene encoding palmitoyltransferase ZDHHC23, giving the protein MKPVKKKKTEEPELEPLCCCEYIDRNGEKNHVAACLCDCQDIDEGCDRWLTCKSVQPETCERIMDTISDRLRIPWLRGAKKINISIIPPLVLLPVFLHVASWHFLLGVVVLTSLPVLALWYYYLTHRRKEQTLFFLSLGLFSLGYMYYVFLREVVPRGHVGPTRLAVLTCGLFLILLALYRAKKNPGYLSNPASNDKSLSSSQNECLSKKGQEKTKGFPGADTSGSLNSRTLKDDLKGSFRMLASSPTKVKEDWCAKCQLVRPARAWHCRICGICVRRMDHHCVWINSCVGESNHQAFILALLIFLLTSVYGIMLTLDTICRDRSVFTALFYCPGVYANYSSALSFTCVWYSVIITAGMAYIFLIQLINISYNVTEREVQQALRQKTGRRLLCGLIVDTGQYNRGFLRNWQQFSTLGTRAFHHPAEDIV